One genomic window of Cannabis sativa cultivar Pink pepper isolate KNU-18-1 chromosome 2, ASM2916894v1, whole genome shotgun sequence includes the following:
- the LOC115720922 gene encoding E3 ubiquitin-protein ligase BIG BROTHER isoform X2 yields the protein MSWNPNMEVHYVNSSYPYNSAGSFMEYFEGLTYEHVNFIFSGASHAQESIYPSPSTSFYKFGLSEPGSGFYYGVGNAYEVHDYDHRNDEYRRPSENSSTVTNEHTAAANSGWEGNTNVNRRDNPVECPRRHPGSHDYQVVWQDNIDPDNMTYEELLELGEVVGTQNRGLSLEQIALLPVSKYKCSFFSRKKSRDERCVICQMEYKRGNRRMTLPCKHVYHASCGTRWLSINKACPICYKEVFGDGSKH from the exons ATGAGTTggaacccaaacatggaagtTCATTACGTTAACAGTAGTTATCCGTATAATTCAGCTGGTAGCTTTATGGAGTATTTTGAAGGTCTTACCTATGAACatgtgaattttattttttctggtgCTTCACATGCTCAG GAGAGTATCTACCCATCTCCAAGTACTAGTTTTTACAAATTTGGGTTATCTGAACCTGGGAGCGGTTTTTATTATGGTGTTGGCAATGCTTATGAGGTTCATGATTACGACCATAGAAATGATGAATATAGGAGGCCCTCAGAGAACTCTTCAACAGTGACCAATGAACACACTGCAGCAGCAAATTCAGGGTGGGAAGGAAATACCAATGTGAACAGACGTGACAATCCTGTAGAAT GTCCGCGAAGACATCCCGGTTCTCATGACTATCAG GTTGTTTGGCAAGACAACATTGATCCTGATAACATGACTTACGAG GAATTACTCGAGTTAGGTGAGGTGGTCGGAACTCAAAATCGAGGTCTTTCACTAGAACAAATTGCTTTACTTCCAGTCTCAAAATACAAATGCAGCTTCTTCTCAAGAAAGAAATCACGAGACGAGAG ATGTGTGATTTGTCAGATGGAATATAAACGAGGTAATCGACGGATGACTCTACCATGCAAGCATGTCTACCATGCTAGTTGCGGCACCAGATGGCTAAGCATTAACAAG GCTTGCCCCATTTGTTACAAAGAGGTATTTGGTGATGGATCAAAACACTAG
- the LOC115720922 gene encoding E3 ubiquitin-protein ligase BIG BROTHER isoform X1 encodes MSWNPNMEVHYVNSSYPYNSAGSFMEYFEGLTYEHVNFIFSGASHAQESIYPSPSTSFYKFGLSEPGSGFYYGVGNAYEVHDYDHRNDEYRRPSENSSTVTNEHTAAANSGWEGNTNVNRRDNPVECPRRHPGSHDYQKIMQVVWQDNIDPDNMTYEELLELGEVVGTQNRGLSLEQIALLPVSKYKCSFFSRKKSRDERCVICQMEYKRGNRRMTLPCKHVYHASCGTRWLSINKACPICYKEVFGDGSKH; translated from the exons ATGAGTTggaacccaaacatggaagtTCATTACGTTAACAGTAGTTATCCGTATAATTCAGCTGGTAGCTTTATGGAGTATTTTGAAGGTCTTACCTATGAACatgtgaattttattttttctggtgCTTCACATGCTCAG GAGAGTATCTACCCATCTCCAAGTACTAGTTTTTACAAATTTGGGTTATCTGAACCTGGGAGCGGTTTTTATTATGGTGTTGGCAATGCTTATGAGGTTCATGATTACGACCATAGAAATGATGAATATAGGAGGCCCTCAGAGAACTCTTCAACAGTGACCAATGAACACACTGCAGCAGCAAATTCAGGGTGGGAAGGAAATACCAATGTGAACAGACGTGACAATCCTGTAGAAT GTCCGCGAAGACATCCCGGTTCTCATGACTATCAG AAAATAATGCAGGTTGTTTGGCAAGACAACATTGATCCTGATAACATGACTTACGAG GAATTACTCGAGTTAGGTGAGGTGGTCGGAACTCAAAATCGAGGTCTTTCACTAGAACAAATTGCTTTACTTCCAGTCTCAAAATACAAATGCAGCTTCTTCTCAAGAAAGAAATCACGAGACGAGAG ATGTGTGATTTGTCAGATGGAATATAAACGAGGTAATCGACGGATGACTCTACCATGCAAGCATGTCTACCATGCTAGTTGCGGCACCAGATGGCTAAGCATTAACAAG GCTTGCCCCATTTGTTACAAAGAGGTATTTGGTGATGGATCAAAACACTAG
- the LOC115719110 gene encoding uncharacterized protein LOC115719110 isoform X2, with translation MIMMALEQQEKMQKYCEASTRCLHGKAIRHNMQYEGTFEEGSSKPKDGTVSYTGDGITEGGSLDSTYFVPSSDGYHRPIYQQEFYVWSGYHPDNQRAQQNQFYALEDHFSPMSHDYCIPDDNRFQYVPFRKVFQNYQAEFINQEFQYFVVIDFEATCDKEKNPHPQEIIEFPSVLVNSMTGQLEDQFQVYVRPTHNQHLTDFCKELTGIQQTQVDKGVLLSEALLLHDKWLEEKGVKQTNFAVVTWSNWDCRVMLESECQFKRIRKPPYFNRWINLKVPFHEVFGGIKCNLKEAVKLAGIVWEGRAHCGLDDAKNTARLLTNLMHRGFHFSITNSLTWQPVELPLTMQQFVGCQPGISQQPPRTKAQLVPLVQFHQIQVDQSKEKHVFCFCGAISRKLVVQKPGPKHGCFFFGCGNWTATRGALCPYFEWATV, from the exons ATGATCATGATGGCCCTTGAACAACAAg AGAAAATGCAGAAGTACTGTGAAGCATCCACAAGATGCCTCCATGGGAAAGCAATACGTCATAACATGCAATATGAGGGTACCTTTGAAGAAGGATCGTCTAAGCCTAAAGATGGAACTGTTAGCTACACTGGAGATGGCATTACTGAAGGTGGATCTCTTGACAGCACATACTTTGTGCCTTCTAGTGACGGTTACCATAGACCAATCTATCAACAGGAATTTTATGTTTGGTCAGGATATCATCCTGACAATCAGAGGGCCCAACAGAACCAATTTTATGCACTAGAAGATCATTTCTCTCCTATGAGTCATGACTACTGTATTCCAGATGATAATCGATTTCAATATGTTCCCTTCAGGAAGGTATTCCAAAATTACCAAGCAGAGTTTATAAACCAAGAGTTTCAGTATTTTGTGGTTATAGACTTTGAGGCAACTTGTGACAAAGAAAAGAATCCTCATCCACAAGAAATTATAGAGTTCCCATCCGTACTTGTGAATAGTATGACTGGACAGCTGGAAGATCAATTTCAAGTATATGTGCGTCCTACTCACAATCAACATCTTACTGATTTTTGCAAAGAGCTTACCGGTATTCAGCAAACACAG GTTGACAAAGGTGTTCTATTAAGTGAAGCCCTGTTGCTGCATGATAAATGGCTGGAAGAGAAGGGTGTTAAGCAAACCAATTTTGCTGTAGTTACATGGTCTAATTGGGATTGTCGGGTAATGCTGGAATCTGAATGTCAATTCAAAAGGATCCGTAAGCCACCATACTTCAACAG ATGGATCAACTTGAAGGTCCCGTTTCATGAGGTATTTGGTGGGATAAAGTGCAACCTTAAAGAAGCTGTGAAGTTGGCTGGTATTGTATGGGAAGGCCGTGCCCACTGTGGTCTTGATGACGCTAAGAACACTGCTCGTCTTCTTACTAACCTCATGCATCGTGGATTCCACTTTTCCATAACTAACTCACTGACATGGCAACCTGTGGAGCTTCCGTTAACAATGCAACAGTTTGTGGGGTGCCAACCTGGCATTTCCCAACAACCCCCTAGAACGAAGGCCCAATTGGTACCTTTAGTCCAGTTTCATCAGATTCAGGTTGATCAAAGCAAAGAGAAACATGTTTTCTGCTTCTGCGGTGCCATCAGTAGAAAGCTAGTGGTACAAAAACCAGGACCAAAGCATGGATGCTTCTTCTTCGGCTGTGGTAATTGGACTGCCACTAGAGGAGCCCTTTGCCCTTATTTTGAATGGGCTACTGTCTGA
- the LOC115719110 gene encoding uncharacterized protein LOC115719110 isoform X1 has product MIMMALEQQASVAEKMQKYCEASTRCLHGKAIRHNMQYEGTFEEGSSKPKDGTVSYTGDGITEGGSLDSTYFVPSSDGYHRPIYQQEFYVWSGYHPDNQRAQQNQFYALEDHFSPMSHDYCIPDDNRFQYVPFRKVFQNYQAEFINQEFQYFVVIDFEATCDKEKNPHPQEIIEFPSVLVNSMTGQLEDQFQVYVRPTHNQHLTDFCKELTGIQQTQVDKGVLLSEALLLHDKWLEEKGVKQTNFAVVTWSNWDCRVMLESECQFKRIRKPPYFNRWINLKVPFHEVFGGIKCNLKEAVKLAGIVWEGRAHCGLDDAKNTARLLTNLMHRGFHFSITNSLTWQPVELPLTMQQFVGCQPGISQQPPRTKAQLVPLVQFHQIQVDQSKEKHVFCFCGAISRKLVVQKPGPKHGCFFFGCGNWTATRGALCPYFEWATV; this is encoded by the exons ATGATCATGATGGCCCTTGAACAACAAg CTTCTGTGGCAGAGAAAATGCAGAAGTACTGTGAAGCATCCACAAGATGCCTCCATGGGAAAGCAATACGTCATAACATGCAATATGAGGGTACCTTTGAAGAAGGATCGTCTAAGCCTAAAGATGGAACTGTTAGCTACACTGGAGATGGCATTACTGAAGGTGGATCTCTTGACAGCACATACTTTGTGCCTTCTAGTGACGGTTACCATAGACCAATCTATCAACAGGAATTTTATGTTTGGTCAGGATATCATCCTGACAATCAGAGGGCCCAACAGAACCAATTTTATGCACTAGAAGATCATTTCTCTCCTATGAGTCATGACTACTGTATTCCAGATGATAATCGATTTCAATATGTTCCCTTCAGGAAGGTATTCCAAAATTACCAAGCAGAGTTTATAAACCAAGAGTTTCAGTATTTTGTGGTTATAGACTTTGAGGCAACTTGTGACAAAGAAAAGAATCCTCATCCACAAGAAATTATAGAGTTCCCATCCGTACTTGTGAATAGTATGACTGGACAGCTGGAAGATCAATTTCAAGTATATGTGCGTCCTACTCACAATCAACATCTTACTGATTTTTGCAAAGAGCTTACCGGTATTCAGCAAACACAG GTTGACAAAGGTGTTCTATTAAGTGAAGCCCTGTTGCTGCATGATAAATGGCTGGAAGAGAAGGGTGTTAAGCAAACCAATTTTGCTGTAGTTACATGGTCTAATTGGGATTGTCGGGTAATGCTGGAATCTGAATGTCAATTCAAAAGGATCCGTAAGCCACCATACTTCAACAG ATGGATCAACTTGAAGGTCCCGTTTCATGAGGTATTTGGTGGGATAAAGTGCAACCTTAAAGAAGCTGTGAAGTTGGCTGGTATTGTATGGGAAGGCCGTGCCCACTGTGGTCTTGATGACGCTAAGAACACTGCTCGTCTTCTTACTAACCTCATGCATCGTGGATTCCACTTTTCCATAACTAACTCACTGACATGGCAACCTGTGGAGCTTCCGTTAACAATGCAACAGTTTGTGGGGTGCCAACCTGGCATTTCCCAACAACCCCCTAGAACGAAGGCCCAATTGGTACCTTTAGTCCAGTTTCATCAGATTCAGGTTGATCAAAGCAAAGAGAAACATGTTTTCTGCTTCTGCGGTGCCATCAGTAGAAAGCTAGTGGTACAAAAACCAGGACCAAAGCATGGATGCTTCTTCTTCGGCTGTGGTAATTGGACTGCCACTAGAGGAGCCCTTTGCCCTTATTTTGAATGGGCTACTGTCTGA
- the LOC115719110 gene encoding uncharacterized protein LOC115719110 isoform X3 has product MQKYCEASTRCLHGKAIRHNMQYEGTFEEGSSKPKDGTVSYTGDGITEGGSLDSTYFVPSSDGYHRPIYQQEFYVWSGYHPDNQRAQQNQFYALEDHFSPMSHDYCIPDDNRFQYVPFRKVFQNYQAEFINQEFQYFVVIDFEATCDKEKNPHPQEIIEFPSVLVNSMTGQLEDQFQVYVRPTHNQHLTDFCKELTGIQQTQVDKGVLLSEALLLHDKWLEEKGVKQTNFAVVTWSNWDCRVMLESECQFKRIRKPPYFNRWINLKVPFHEVFGGIKCNLKEAVKLAGIVWEGRAHCGLDDAKNTARLLTNLMHRGFHFSITNSLTWQPVELPLTMQQFVGCQPGISQQPPRTKAQLVPLVQFHQIQVDQSKEKHVFCFCGAISRKLVVQKPGPKHGCFFFGCGNWTATRGALCPYFEWATV; this is encoded by the exons ATGCAGAAGTACTGTGAAGCATCCACAAGATGCCTCCATGGGAAAGCAATACGTCATAACATGCAATATGAGGGTACCTTTGAAGAAGGATCGTCTAAGCCTAAAGATGGAACTGTTAGCTACACTGGAGATGGCATTACTGAAGGTGGATCTCTTGACAGCACATACTTTGTGCCTTCTAGTGACGGTTACCATAGACCAATCTATCAACAGGAATTTTATGTTTGGTCAGGATATCATCCTGACAATCAGAGGGCCCAACAGAACCAATTTTATGCACTAGAAGATCATTTCTCTCCTATGAGTCATGACTACTGTATTCCAGATGATAATCGATTTCAATATGTTCCCTTCAGGAAGGTATTCCAAAATTACCAAGCAGAGTTTATAAACCAAGAGTTTCAGTATTTTGTGGTTATAGACTTTGAGGCAACTTGTGACAAAGAAAAGAATCCTCATCCACAAGAAATTATAGAGTTCCCATCCGTACTTGTGAATAGTATGACTGGACAGCTGGAAGATCAATTTCAAGTATATGTGCGTCCTACTCACAATCAACATCTTACTGATTTTTGCAAAGAGCTTACCGGTATTCAGCAAACACAG GTTGACAAAGGTGTTCTATTAAGTGAAGCCCTGTTGCTGCATGATAAATGGCTGGAAGAGAAGGGTGTTAAGCAAACCAATTTTGCTGTAGTTACATGGTCTAATTGGGATTGTCGGGTAATGCTGGAATCTGAATGTCAATTCAAAAGGATCCGTAAGCCACCATACTTCAACAG ATGGATCAACTTGAAGGTCCCGTTTCATGAGGTATTTGGTGGGATAAAGTGCAACCTTAAAGAAGCTGTGAAGTTGGCTGGTATTGTATGGGAAGGCCGTGCCCACTGTGGTCTTGATGACGCTAAGAACACTGCTCGTCTTCTTACTAACCTCATGCATCGTGGATTCCACTTTTCCATAACTAACTCACTGACATGGCAACCTGTGGAGCTTCCGTTAACAATGCAACAGTTTGTGGGGTGCCAACCTGGCATTTCCCAACAACCCCCTAGAACGAAGGCCCAATTGGTACCTTTAGTCCAGTTTCATCAGATTCAGGTTGATCAAAGCAAAGAGAAACATGTTTTCTGCTTCTGCGGTGCCATCAGTAGAAAGCTAGTGGTACAAAAACCAGGACCAAAGCATGGATGCTTCTTCTTCGGCTGTGGTAATTGGACTGCCACTAGAGGAGCCCTTTGCCCTTATTTTGAATGGGCTACTGTCTGA